From Rhodoferax sp. AJA081-3, the proteins below share one genomic window:
- a CDS encoding IS30 family transposase codes for MEHRPAVVDSKKRIGDWEGDTVIGGGRKGVLVTLVERKSRYTLAHPLRSKHSAGVTQAIVDLLRPHRHACKTLTFDNGKEFAEHEFIASCLRAKVYFAKPYCSWQRGLNENTNGLLRQFFPKGCSLLKVTQAQVDEAVYLLNHRPRKCLGYRTPHEVFYNLPVRPLTLHSVALCT; via the coding sequence ATTGAACATCGCCCCGCAGTGGTGGATAGCAAGAAGCGCATAGGCGACTGGGAGGGCGATACGGTGATCGGCGGGGGGCGCAAAGGCGTGTTGGTGACACTGGTGGAACGCAAGTCCCGCTATACCTTGGCGCATCCACTACGCTCCAAGCACAGTGCGGGGGTGACGCAGGCCATTGTCGATTTGCTGCGCCCCCACAGACATGCCTGCAAGACACTGACCTTTGACAACGGCAAGGAGTTCGCTGAGCACGAATTCATTGCAAGTTGTTTGAGGGCGAAGGTGTACTTTGCCAAGCCCTACTGCTCATGGCAGCGTGGGCTCAATGAGAACACCAACGGGCTGCTGCGACAGTTCTTTCCAAAGGGGTGCAGTTTGCTCAAGGTGACACAGGCTCAGGTCGATGAAGCTGTGTACTTACTCAATCATCGGCCTCGTAAGTGCCTGGGCTATCGCACACCGCATGAGGTCTTCTACAACCTACCCGTCAGACCTCTTACACTGCATTCCGTTGCGCTTTGTACTTGA
- a CDS encoding alpha-D-ribose 1-methylphosphonate 5-phosphate C-P-lyase PhnJ — MMDNHYNFAFLDERTKKRIRRALLKAVAVPGYQVPFGSREMPFAYGWGTGGVQVTASIIGLDDVLKVIDQGADDTTNAVNIRRFFARTTGVATTEKTRDATLIQTRHRIPELPLTKKQILVYQVPMPEPLSKLEPRRREAIKMHALTEYGLMHVRLYEDIAQLGAISRSYDYPVMVNERYLMSPSPIPKFDNPKMHMNPALQLFGAGREKRLYAIPPFTPVRSLDFEDHPFEVQRWDHACALCGATESFLDEMIVDDQGSRLFVCSDSDYCEERRSAGEVGTQQAVTLHNALAQQEAA; from the coding sequence ATGATGGACAACCACTACAACTTTGCCTTCCTGGACGAGCGCACCAAGAAACGCATACGCCGCGCCCTGCTCAAGGCCGTGGCGGTGCCGGGCTACCAGGTGCCATTCGGGTCACGCGAAATGCCCTTTGCCTATGGCTGGGGTACGGGCGGTGTGCAGGTTACGGCCAGCATCATCGGGCTGGACGATGTGCTCAAGGTGATTGACCAGGGGGCGGATGACACCACCAATGCGGTCAACATACGCCGCTTTTTTGCGCGCACCACGGGCGTTGCCACCACCGAAAAGACACGTGACGCCACGCTGATCCAGACCCGCCACCGCATACCCGAGCTGCCGCTGACAAAGAAGCAGATCCTGGTCTACCAGGTGCCCATGCCCGAGCCGCTGTCCAAGCTGGAGCCGCGCCGGCGCGAAGCCATCAAGATGCATGCGCTGACCGAGTACGGCCTCATGCATGTGCGCCTGTACGAAGATATTGCACAACTGGGCGCCATCTCGCGCAGCTACGACTACCCCGTCATGGTGAACGAGCGTTACCTGATGTCGCCTTCACCCATCCCCAAGTTCGACAACCCCAAGATGCATATGAACCCCGCCTTGCAGCTCTTTGGTGCCGGGCGCGAAAAACGCCTCTATGCCATCCCGCCGTTCACGCCGGTGCGCAGCCTGGACTTTGAAGACCACCCGTTTGAAGTGCAGCGCTGGGACCATGCCTGTGCGCTGTGTGGTGCCACCGAGAGTTTTCTGGATGAAATGATTGTGGACGACCAGGGCAGCCGCCTGTTTGTGTGCTCCGACAGCGACTACTGCGAAGAGCGCCGCAGCGCCGGTGAGGTCGGCACCCAGCAGGCCGTTACCCTGCACAACGCGCTGGCCCAGCAGGAGGCCGCATGA
- the phnL gene encoding phosphonate C-P lyase system protein PhnL, whose translation MVTVIETIALCKTFTLHHRAGAKLPVFANIDLQVQAGECLALTGHSGSGKSSLLRCLYGNYGATSGEVRIRHLDHWVNLGQAEAREVFDVRRRTMGYVSQFLRTIPRVSTLDIVADPLRRLGHSAAEARAQAAQWLTRLNLHEHLWHLPPATFSGGEQQRVNIAHGMITNPPVLLLDEPTASLDADNRRVVVELIHAARAKGSAIVGIFHDDEVREAVATRSFDVEQHRKPN comes from the coding sequence ATGGTGACTGTCATTGAAACCATTGCATTGTGCAAAACATTCACCCTGCATCACCGCGCAGGGGCCAAGCTGCCGGTATTTGCCAACATCGACCTGCAGGTTCAGGCCGGTGAATGCCTTGCGCTGACCGGCCACTCCGGCAGTGGCAAAAGCTCTTTGCTGCGCTGCCTGTATGGCAACTACGGTGCCACCAGTGGTGAGGTGCGCATCCGCCATCTGGACCACTGGGTCAACCTGGGCCAGGCCGAGGCGCGCGAAGTGTTCGATGTGCGCCGGCGCACCATGGGATATGTGTCGCAGTTTTTGCGGACCATTCCCCGTGTTTCCACGCTGGACATCGTGGCCGACCCGCTGCGCCGCCTGGGGCATAGCGCCGCCGAGGCCCGCGCCCAGGCCGCGCAGTGGCTCACCCGGTTGAACCTGCACGAACACCTGTGGCACCTGCCACCCGCCACGTTTTCAGGCGGGGAGCAACAGCGCGTCAACATCGCTCACGGAATGATCACCAACCCGCCGGTGCTGCTGCTGGACGAGCCCACGGCCTCACTGGACGCCGACAACCGCCGCGTGGTGGTGGAGCTGATACATGCCGCGCGCGCCAAAGGCAGCGCCATCGTGGGCATCTTCCACGACGACGAAGTGCGCGAGGCCGTGGCCACCCGCAGTTTTGACGTGGAACAACACCGTAAACCCAATTGA
- a CDS encoding alpha-D-ribose 1-methylphosphonate 5-triphosphate diphosphatase: MNQRIIRNARVVTADEEFTGTVCIEDGMIRSVDRGDTAVPNAQDWAGDWLMPGLVEVHTDNLEKHLSPRPGVLWNAHSAMMVHDAQCAAAGITTVLDSVVIGDLDAGGARCQTQHTSIAALHQCRDEGLMRVEHLLHLRCEVSAPDILEVFHQYADDSLLKLVSVMDHTPGQRQWRDLTSYRRYSERNGRYSDAEFDAMIAERKADQQAFALPHRKVIVQASRARNIPLASHDDTLVSDVELAIEEGVGISEFPTTVAAAQAARKAGLAIVMGGPNMVKGGSHSGNVSAAELAQLDLLDVFSSDYVPSSLLLATFMLGQLDGWSLPKAVRTVTRNAAHSIGLQDRGEVAPGLRADLLRVRMTQVGTPMVVETWLGAQRAH; the protein is encoded by the coding sequence ATGAACCAACGCATCATTCGCAACGCCCGTGTGGTCACGGCAGACGAAGAATTTACCGGCACCGTGTGTATCGAGGACGGCATGATCCGCTCCGTGGACCGTGGTGACACCGCTGTGCCAAACGCGCAGGACTGGGCCGGCGACTGGCTCATGCCCGGCTTGGTGGAAGTGCACACCGACAACCTGGAGAAACACCTGTCGCCCCGCCCCGGTGTGTTGTGGAACGCCCACTCCGCCATGATGGTGCACGACGCCCAGTGTGCCGCGGCCGGCATCACCACGGTGCTGGACTCGGTGGTGATTGGCGACCTGGACGCCGGCGGCGCGCGCTGCCAGACACAACACACGTCGATTGCCGCGCTGCACCAGTGCCGTGATGAAGGCCTGATGCGCGTGGAGCATTTGTTGCACCTGCGCTGTGAAGTGTCGGCCCCCGATATTCTGGAAGTGTTCCACCAGTATGCGGATGACAGCCTGCTCAAGCTGGTCAGCGTGATGGACCACACGCCCGGCCAGCGCCAGTGGCGCGACCTGACCAGCTACCGCCGTTACTCCGAGCGCAATGGCCGTTACAGCGATGCAGAGTTCGATGCCATGATTGCCGAGCGCAAGGCCGACCAGCAGGCATTCGCCTTGCCCCACCGCAAAGTGATTGTGCAGGCCAGCCGTGCGCGCAACATCCCCCTGGCCAGCCATGATGACACGCTGGTCAGTGATGTGGAGCTGGCGATTGAGGAGGGCGTGGGCATTTCGGAGTTCCCCACCACCGTGGCCGCCGCACAGGCTGCGCGCAAGGCCGGTTTGGCCATCGTGATGGGTGGGCCCAATATGGTCAAGGGCGGCTCCCACTCGGGCAATGTGTCGGCAGCGGAGCTGGCGCAGCTGGATTTGCTGGACGTGTTTTCGTCTGATTACGTGCCCAGCAGCCTGTTGCTGGCCACCTTCATGCTGGGGCAGCTGGACGGCTGGAGCCTGCCCAAGGCGGTGCGCACAGTCACGCGCAATGCGGCGCACTCCATAGGCCTGCAGGACCGTGGCGAAGTGGCCCCCGGCCTGCGCGCCGATCTGCTACGGGTGCGCATGACCCAGGTGGGCACACCCATGGTGGTGGAGACCTGGCTGGGCGCCCAGCGCGCGCATTGA
- a CDS encoding helix-turn-helix domain-containing protein has translation MTYTHLTQEERYQIHNLTRQGIHLSQIAAELGRSSSTISRELRRNASARGYQPALAQDKATQRQTQRRNARQFEPEQWQLVELYLRLSLSPQQVSDRLALEDRLSISTEAIYQYAYANKAQGGDLVGYLRCQNFVESAMPVVESAVGYSRTGSELNIAPQWWIARSA, from the coding sequence ATGACCTATACACACTTGACCCAAGAAGAACGATACCAAATTCACAACCTCACGCGCCAAGGCATTCATCTGTCGCAAATTGCAGCAGAGCTTGGACGTAGCAGCTCGACGATCAGCCGCGAGCTCAGGCGCAATGCCAGTGCCCGGGGCTACCAACCTGCACTGGCCCAAGACAAAGCGACTCAGAGACAGACACAGCGTCGCAATGCACGCCAGTTCGAGCCAGAGCAGTGGCAACTCGTGGAGCTGTATCTGCGCCTGAGCTTGTCTCCCCAGCAAGTCAGTGACCGCCTGGCTTTAGAGGATCGTTTGTCGATTAGCACCGAAGCCATCTACCAATACGCCTATGCCAACAAAGCCCAGGGCGGTGATTTAGTCGGGTACTTGCGCTGTCAAAACTTCGTAGAAAGCGCTATGCCAGTGGTCGAGAGCGCCGTGGGGTACTCAAGAACCGGGTCGGAATTGAACATCGCCCCGCAGTGGTGGATAGCAAGAAGCGCATAG
- the phnK gene encoding phosphonate C-P lyase system protein PhnK — MTAPVLLSARQAGKAFMHQGQPRWACRGVSFDLYPGEVLAVVGESGSGKSTLLRLLAARHACDEGSVHYDVRAESDAASSGLVDLAELSEARLRWLARTDWGFVEQHARDGLRMNVSGGANVGERLMALGSRNYGGLRSEALSWMQRVELDTTRIDDLPATYSGGMQQRLQIARNLVTHPRLVFMDEPTTGLDVSVQARLLDLLRELVDELQLAAVLVTHDLAVARLLAQRMLVMKDGQVVEQGLTDRVLDDPQHPYTQLLVSSVLTP, encoded by the coding sequence ATGACCGCGCCGGTTCTGCTGTCTGCGCGCCAGGCCGGCAAGGCCTTTATGCACCAGGGCCAGCCGCGCTGGGCGTGCCGGGGTGTGAGTTTTGATCTGTACCCCGGAGAGGTGCTGGCCGTGGTGGGGGAGTCCGGCTCCGGCAAAAGCACCCTGCTGCGCCTGCTGGCAGCGCGCCATGCCTGTGACGAGGGATCGGTGCACTACGACGTGCGTGCAGAGTCCGACGCAGCGTCTTCCGGTTTGGTGGACCTGGCGGAGCTGTCCGAAGCGCGTTTGCGCTGGCTGGCCCGCACCGATTGGGGTTTTGTCGAACAACATGCCCGCGACGGTCTGCGCATGAACGTATCGGGCGGTGCCAATGTGGGTGAACGCCTGATGGCGTTGGGCTCGCGCAACTATGGCGGGCTGCGCAGCGAAGCTCTATCGTGGATGCAGCGTGTGGAGCTGGACACCACCCGCATAGACGACTTGCCCGCCACCTACTCCGGCGGCATGCAACAGCGCTTGCAGATCGCGCGCAACCTGGTGACCCATCCGCGGCTGGTGTTCATGGACGAGCCCACCACGGGTCTGGATGTGTCGGTGCAGGCCCGCCTGCTGGACCTGCTGCGTGAGCTGGTCGACGAGTTGCAACTGGCCGCGGTGCTGGTCACCCACGACCTTGCCGTTGCTCGCCTGCTGGCCCAGCGCATGCTCGTCATGAAGGACGGCCAAGTGGTCGAGCAGGGGCTGACCGACCGGGTGCTGGACGACCCCCAGCACCCCTACACCCAGCTGCTGGTTTCTTCGGTTTTAACCCCTTGA
- a CDS encoding DapH/DapD/GlmU-related protein, with amino-acid sequence MPLTHIAAHNLPSAVRLGEAPTLASSAVVRDCHFGRYTQVGEQVQMQDCVLGDYSYLQPHCDLISTDIGKFANIAAMVRINPGFHPMECPTLHHFTYRPVMYGMAEQNDEDFFAWRRRQRVIIGHDTWIGHGVVIMPGVHIGNGAVVGSNAVVTKDVPPYAIVGGVAAKLIRYRFPRAIAQALEATAWWDWDHATLTARLPEFKDLRKFLAQYAP; translated from the coding sequence ATGCCACTGACCCATATTGCCGCCCACAACCTGCCCAGCGCCGTGCGCCTGGGTGAGGCACCCACACTGGCGTCCAGCGCCGTGGTGCGCGATTGCCACTTTGGCCGCTACACCCAGGTGGGTGAACAGGTGCAGATGCAGGACTGTGTGCTGGGTGACTACTCTTACCTGCAACCCCACTGCGACCTGATCTCCACCGACATCGGCAAGTTTGCGAATATTGCCGCCATGGTGCGTATCAACCCCGGCTTCCACCCCATGGAGTGCCCCACGCTGCACCACTTCACCTACCGGCCCGTCATGTACGGTATGGCCGAGCAGAACGATGAAGACTTCTTTGCATGGCGGCGCCGGCAGCGGGTCATCATCGGCCACGACACCTGGATAGGGCACGGCGTGGTCATCATGCCCGGCGTGCACATTGGCAATGGCGCTGTGGTGGGCAGCAATGCAGTGGTCACCAAGGATGTGCCGCCTTATGCCATTGTGGGCGGGGTGGCCGCCAAGCTGATCCGCTACCGCTTTCCCCGCGCCATTGCGCAGGCGCTGGAGGCTACCGCCTGGTGGGACTGGGACCATGCCACGTTGACCGCGCGTTTGCCCGAGTTCAAGGACCTGCGGAAATTTTTGGCCCAGTACGCTCCCTGA